One Panicum virgatum strain AP13 chromosome 9K, P.virgatum_v5, whole genome shotgun sequence genomic region harbors:
- the LOC120647757 gene encoding serine/threonine-protein phosphatase 7 long form homolog — MAHEEGATPELLDALVDKRHRSYMSAVRGISLGTFRARVPVSTMPIHRRWVPRLRASGLLPIARLVEGDMADPARRPRDRAPRFQFDMSLLAALLDRWRSETHTFHLPVGEMTPTLQDVAMLLGLPCAGRAVGAEDVGLSWRDDLLAWFAGVQRNELALPYRPLPTNHAHGPTKRWLLQFSADYMRADADDFTVARHFEAYLLWLFGWVMFCSSQGDSCPKQLIPLARSIADAPLHEMPQFSWGSAVLAASYRGLCTGVTKVSAEEPIFVGCPLLLQLWSYERFPVGRPKMDFEPYVQLSADHDDVDRPTMGSLWCLRRPSWVGVQTRKSYHDFVGQFDALVDTDVRWTPYTAADIYARAPSGLSSLCLRDHEYWMTRKPILYDIHIEEYHVHQVMRQFGLYQQTPVPIVHSVEAHVHRWTRQGQPPGSRWADKVRPYVDSWAAALDDVVFEDRPHSDEEFADYLRWYLPRTRTRVVHVPPEAPIEAARVSETYPVVRDQNFAIAYDVIRAIESEASSSMGQYHDMTPAQHQSTLQKIVDMCKRFRQAVTCRDDNTFLPPRSSGPVPVTGPSSRRSAPAAQSGPTPPPPPPETMTTPSGSAVWPTYVPRPAHLYSAAPGSSLFPSMDPYGAGSSSLHRPIHDLEYRQVGGTDDDEEIQEVDDLAQMEWVNTFFSSAPTQEVVGTSQLGVPHSRRRTTVRWNRRLFLSRVVGPLARPSCRSH; from the exons ATGGCGCACGAGGAAGGAGCTACCCCTGAGTTGCTAGATGCTCTCGTCGACAAGCGCCACCGGTCGTACATGTCTGCGGTCCGTGGCATCAGCTTAGGGACGTTTCGGGCTCGTGTGCCCGTGTCGACGATGCCGATACACCGTCGCTGGGTTCCTAG GTTACGCGCTTCAGGTCTTCTCCCGATTGCGCGACTTGTGGAGGGAGATATGGCCGACCCTGCACGTCGACCTAGGGACAGGGCTCCACGGTTCCAGTTCGACATGTCCCTCCTCGCGGCACTTCTCGACCGTTGGCGTTCGGAGACGCACACGTTTCACCTCCCGGTTGGTGAGATGACCCCTACTCTTCAGGACGTGGCGATGCTTCTAGGCTTGCCGTGTGCTGGACGAGCTGTGGGTGCAGAGGACGTGGGACTCTCGTGGCGCGATGACCTTTTGGCTTGGTTCGCCGGGGTTCAGCGCAACGAGCTAGCGTTGCCGTACCGGCCCTTGCCTACGAACCACGCACACGGACCGACAAAGAGGTGGCTTCTACAGTTCAGT GCGGACTACATGAGGGCAGACGCAGACGACTTTACGGTTGCCAGGCACTTCGAGGCCTACTTACTGTGGCTGTTCGGCTGGGTCATGTTCTGCAGCTCGCAGGGTGACTCGTGCCCCAAACAGCTCATTCCTTTGGCGAGGTCAatagctgacgctccacttcaCGAGATGCCACAGTTCAGCTGGGGTTCTGCTGTTTTGGCTGCGAGTTACAGGGGTCTTTGCACGGGCGTGACGAAGGTCTCGGCAGAGGAGCCCATTTTTGTTGGGTGTCCTCTACTGTTACAGCTCTGGTCTTACGAGCGCTTTCCCGTTGGTAGGCCAAAGATGGACTTCGAGCCGTACGTCCAGCTGTCCGCAGACCACGACGACGTCGACAGACCTACGATGGGTTCGTTGTGGTGCCTCAGGAGG CCTTCTTGGGTCGGCGTGCAGACGAGGAAGTCGTACCACGACTTCGTTGGTCAGTTTGACGCTCTTGTGGACACGGACGTGAGGTGGACTCCTTACACTGCAGCCGACATTTACGCCCGGGCACCGAGCGGTCTTTCGTCCTTATGCCTGCGAGATCACGAGTACTGGATGACGAGGAAGCCGATCCTTTACGACATCCACATCGAGGAGTACCACGTTCACCAGGTTatgaggcagttcggtctctaccagcagaccccggtcccgattgtgcactcagtggAGGCCCACGTCCACAG GTGGACACGGCAGGGTCAGCCACCAGGCTCGCGGTGGGCCGACAAGGTCCGTCCTTACGTCGACTCTTGGGCCGCGGCCCTCGACGACGTCGTTTTCGAGGATCGGCCGCACAGCGACGAGGAGTTCGCGGACTACCTACGGTGGTACCTGCCGAGGACGCGCACACGTGTCGTGCACGTTCCACCAGAGGCTCCGATCGAGGCCGCAAGGGTGTCGGAGACGTACCCCGTAGTTCGAGATCAGAACTTCGCCATAGCG TACGATGTCATACGAGCGATTGAGTCCGAGGCTTCGTCGAGTATGGGCCAGTACCATGACATGACGCCCGCCCAGCACCAGAGCACACTGCAGAAGATCGTCGATATGTGCAAGCGATTCCGACAAGCCGTGACCTGTCGTGACGACAACACCTTCCTCCCACCTCGCAGTTCGGGGCCGGTTCCTGTGACCGGTCCATCGTCACGACGGTCTGCACCCGCGGCACAGTCAGGTCcaacgccaccgccaccgccacctgaaACGATGACGACACCTTCGGGTTCTGCAGTTTGGCCCACGTACGTGCCGCGACCGGCACATTTGTACTCGGCAG CGCCCGGCTCGTCGCTGTTTCCGTCGATGGATCCCTACGGCGCTGGATCTTCGTCTCTTCATCGTCCAATACACGATTTAG AGTACCGGCAGGTGGGAGGGACAGACGACGATGAGGAGATTCAGGAGGTAGACGACCTCGCGCAGATGGAGTGGGTGAACACGTTCTTCTCTTCTGCACCGACGCAGGAGGTCGTCGGCACTTCACAGCTGGGGGTGCCCCACTCGCGACGCAGGACTACAGTCAGGTGGAACAGACGCCTGTTCCTGAGCAGGGTCGTCGGTCCACTCGCCAGACCATCCTGCCGGAGCCACTGA